Proteins from a genomic interval of Amycolatopsis sp. cg13:
- the eccCa gene encoding type VII secretion protein EccCa yields MSTLQFKKSPRLAAPRPPGGEVHLEPPPEVPRTIPGSIVAKAIPGVMIFASLGMMVFMFTAGGAKNPTTIMMSGMMLMGTVGMLAGGGGKGGGQKKAEMDEDRKDYLRYLGQMRDRAREAMVDQRAALEWVHPDPQSLWSLAASRRMWERRQNDQDFLHLRVGRSSHRLATRLVPPQTGPVDELEPIATLALRRFVRAHSIVPDLPTQITLRGFAAVSMQGERHRTRALTRAMLAQLVAFHSPDDVMIAVATAGRAKEEWEWAKWLPHTQHPTLSDGIGQLRMMAGSLKQIEDWLDEELRDRQRFSRNATPAPDQPHVVIIIDDAEVTREEQIILEEGLVGVTLVDLSDSVGNLAARRGLRLVVEEERLGARSAGGVEWFGRPDSLSVVEVEALARLLAPYRVGGGGGQDVSDEEPLLSNPSLLELLGIPGDPMTFDVQQAWRPRPIRDRYRVPFGVGEYGQPVELDIKEAAAEGMGPHGLCIGATGSGKSEFLRTLVLGMLATHSSSTLNFVLVDFKGGATFLGLDKAPHVSAVITNLADEVTLVDRMKDALAGEMNRRQEALKNGGNFKNVWEYEKARENGADLDPLPALFIVCDEFSELLAAKPDFIDLFVAIGRLGRSLQMHMLLASQRLEEGKLRGLDSHLSYRIGLKTFSAAESRAAIGVPDAFELPSVPGGGYLKYDTSTLVRFKASYVSGPYRPAGIKAAGPAATVVRADKRPQLFVPDFVELPKEPEPEPVVEEEAPKQQESEEAVEPSELDVIVSRLIGQGPPAHEVWLPPLNEPNSLDTMLPNLNPTDDRGLSPVGFFGNGRLQVPMGIVDRPYEQRRDFLWADFSGAQGHGVIAGGPQSGKSTMLRTLIMSMALTHTPEEAQFYCLDLGGGTLAGLADLPHVGGVAVARREPDKARRIVAELTTLLTEREGRFGALGVDSMTEFRNRKRRGEITPEQDPFGDAFLIVDNWRALRDDFEELETSITRLATQGLAYGVHVIISANRWADLRPAIKDMLGTRFELRLGDPTESEMDRRIAVNVPAGRPGRGLTRDKLHLLTGLPRIDGSSDPETVAAGVADAVAKIRGAWRGRVAPQVRLLPEMITYEEVLQIDQKRDTKLVPIGVNEEDLQPIYLDFDADPHFFAFADGESGKTNLLRQIARGITERYTPQEAVILLVDYRRTMLGFLEGDSLLGYAVSSAQLDSMVQDVHGSMTRRLPGPDVTQEQLKTRSWWTGPELFVIVDDYDLVATQSTNPLKPLSEFLAQAKDVGLHLIVVRRTGGASRAAYDPVIGKLKELAATGMVMNGSRDEGVLIGNIRPSAMPPGRGNMLSRKNGKQLVQVSWIQPD; encoded by the coding sequence ATGAGCACGCTGCAGTTCAAGAAGTCGCCGCGGCTGGCCGCGCCGCGCCCGCCCGGCGGCGAGGTGCATCTCGAGCCGCCGCCCGAAGTGCCCCGCACGATCCCGGGAAGCATTGTCGCCAAGGCGATTCCGGGCGTGATGATCTTCGCGTCGCTCGGGATGATGGTTTTCATGTTCACGGCGGGCGGCGCGAAAAACCCGACCACGATCATGATGAGCGGCATGATGCTGATGGGCACCGTCGGCATGCTCGCCGGAGGCGGCGGAAAGGGCGGCGGCCAGAAGAAGGCCGAGATGGACGAGGACCGCAAGGACTATCTGCGGTACCTCGGCCAGATGCGCGACCGCGCCCGCGAGGCGATGGTCGACCAGCGCGCCGCCCTCGAATGGGTGCACCCGGACCCGCAGTCGCTGTGGTCGCTCGCGGCGAGCCGCCGGATGTGGGAGCGCAGGCAGAACGACCAGGACTTCCTGCACCTGCGCGTCGGCCGCAGCTCGCACCGCCTCGCCACCCGGCTGGTCCCGCCCCAGACCGGCCCGGTGGACGAACTGGAGCCGATTGCCACCCTCGCGCTGCGCCGGTTCGTGCGCGCGCACTCGATCGTCCCCGACCTGCCCACCCAGATCACCCTCCGCGGGTTCGCGGCGGTCAGCATGCAGGGCGAGCGGCACCGCACCCGCGCGCTGACCCGCGCGATGCTGGCTCAGCTGGTCGCCTTCCACAGCCCGGACGACGTGATGATCGCGGTCGCCACCGCGGGCCGGGCGAAGGAGGAGTGGGAGTGGGCCAAGTGGCTCCCGCACACCCAGCACCCGACGTTGTCGGACGGCATCGGCCAGCTGCGCATGATGGCCGGTTCGCTCAAGCAGATCGAAGACTGGCTGGACGAGGAGCTGCGCGACCGGCAGCGGTTCTCCCGCAACGCGACGCCCGCTCCGGACCAGCCGCACGTCGTGATCATCATCGACGACGCCGAGGTCACCCGCGAGGAGCAGATCATCCTCGAGGAGGGCCTGGTCGGCGTCACCCTGGTCGACCTTTCCGATTCGGTCGGCAACCTCGCCGCGCGGCGCGGCCTGCGGCTCGTGGTCGAGGAGGAGCGGCTCGGCGCGCGCAGCGCGGGCGGGGTCGAATGGTTCGGCCGTCCGGACTCGCTGTCGGTGGTGGAGGTCGAGGCGCTGGCCCGGCTTCTCGCGCCGTACCGCGTCGGCGGGGGCGGCGGGCAGGACGTCAGCGACGAAGAGCCGCTGCTGTCCAACCCCTCTCTGCTGGAGCTGCTCGGCATCCCCGGCGACCCGATGACGTTCGACGTCCAGCAGGCGTGGCGGCCCCGGCCGATCCGCGACCGCTACCGCGTCCCGTTCGGCGTCGGCGAGTACGGCCAGCCGGTGGAGCTGGACATCAAGGAAGCCGCGGCGGAGGGCATGGGCCCGCACGGCCTGTGCATCGGAGCGACCGGTTCCGGTAAGTCGGAGTTCCTCCGCACGCTGGTGCTGGGCATGCTGGCCACGCACTCGTCGAGCACGCTGAACTTCGTCCTCGTCGACTTCAAGGGCGGTGCGACGTTCCTGGGTCTGGACAAGGCCCCGCACGTGTCCGCGGTCATCACCAACCTCGCGGACGAGGTCACGCTGGTCGACCGCATGAAGGACGCGCTGGCCGGCGAGATGAACCGCCGCCAGGAAGCGCTGAAGAACGGCGGCAACTTCAAGAACGTCTGGGAATACGAGAAGGCCCGCGAGAACGGCGCCGACCTCGACCCGCTGCCCGCGCTGTTCATCGTCTGTGACGAGTTCTCCGAGCTGCTGGCGGCGAAGCCGGACTTCATCGACCTGTTCGTCGCCATCGGCCGGCTGGGCCGGTCGCTGCAGATGCACATGCTGCTCGCGTCGCAGCGGCTGGAAGAGGGCAAGCTGCGCGGTCTCGACTCGCACCTGTCCTACCGGATCGGCCTCAAGACGTTCTCCGCGGCGGAATCCCGCGCGGCGATCGGCGTGCCGGACGCGTTCGAACTGCCGTCGGTCCCCGGTGGCGGTTACCTGAAGTACGACACCTCGACCCTGGTGCGGTTCAAGGCTTCCTACGTCTCGGGCCCGTACCGGCCCGCGGGCATCAAGGCGGCCGGTCCGGCCGCGACCGTGGTGCGCGCCGACAAGCGGCCGCAGCTGTTCGTGCCGGACTTCGTCGAGCTGCCGAAGGAACCCGAGCCGGAACCGGTCGTCGAGGAAGAGGCTCCGAAACAGCAGGAGTCCGAAGAGGCGGTCGAGCCCAGCGAGCTGGACGTCATCGTCAGCCGCTTGATCGGGCAGGGCCCGCCCGCGCACGAGGTGTGGCTGCCGCCGTTGAACGAGCCGAACTCGCTCGACACGATGCTGCCGAACCTCAACCCCACCGACGACCGCGGCCTTTCCCCGGTCGGGTTCTTCGGCAACGGCAGGCTGCAGGTGCCGATGGGCATCGTCGACCGGCCGTACGAGCAGCGGCGCGACTTCCTGTGGGCGGACTTCTCCGGTGCGCAGGGCCACGGCGTCATCGCGGGCGGCCCGCAGTCGGGCAAGTCGACCATGCTCCGGACGCTGATCATGTCGATGGCGCTCACCCACACCCCCGAGGAAGCGCAGTTCTACTGCCTCGACCTCGGTGGCGGTACCCTCGCCGGCCTCGCGGACCTTCCGCACGTCGGCGGGGTCGCGGTGGCCCGGCGCGAGCCGGACAAGGCCCGCCGGATCGTGGCCGAGCTGACCACGCTGCTGACCGAGCGCGAGGGCCGGTTCGGGGCGCTGGGCGTCGACTCGATGACGGAGTTCCGCAACCGGAAGCGCCGCGGCGAGATCACGCCGGAGCAGGACCCGTTCGGCGACGCGTTCCTGATCGTGGACAACTGGCGGGCGCTGCGCGACGACTTCGAGGAGCTGGAGACGTCGATCACGCGGCTGGCCACCCAGGGTCTGGCGTACGGCGTGCACGTGATCATCTCGGCGAACCGGTGGGCCGACCTCCGGCCGGCGATCAAGGACATGCTCGGCACGCGGTTCGAGCTGCGCCTCGGTGACCCGACGGAGTCCGAAATGGACCGCCGGATCGCGGTCAACGTGCCCGCCGGTCGGCCGGGCCGCGGGCTCACCCGCGACAAGCTGCACCTGCTCACCGGCCTGCCGCGGATCGACGGGTCGAGCGATCCGGAGACGGTCGCGGCGGGCGTCGCGGACGCGGTCGCGAAGATCCGCGGGGCGTGGCGCGGCCGGGTGGCTCCGCAGGTGCGCCTGCTGCCGGAGATGATCACCTACGAAGAGGTCCTGCAGATCGACCAGAAGCGGGACACGAAGCTGGTCCCGATCGGCGTCAACGAGGAAGACCTGCAGCCGATCTACCTGGACTTCGACGCGGATCCGCACTTCTTCGCGTTCGCCGACGGCGAGTCCGGCAAGACGAACCTGCTGCGGCAGATCGCGCGCGGCATCACCGAGCGCTACACGCCGCAGGAGGCCGTGATCCTGCTGGTCGACTACCGGCGCACGATGCTCGGGTTCCTCGAGGGCGATTCGCTGCTCGGCTACGCCGTGTCGTCGGCGCAGCTGGACAGCATGGTCCAGGACGTGCACGGGTCGATGACGCGGCGGCTGCCGGGTCCGGACGTCACCCAGGAACAGCTGAAGACCCGGTCCTGGTGGACCGGTCCGGAGCTGTTCGTCATCGTCGACGACTACGACCTGGTGGCGACGCAGTCCACGAACCCGCTCAAGCCATTGTCGGAGTTCCTCGCCCAGGCGAAGGACGTCGGCCTGCACTTGATCGTGGTCCGGCGCACCGGCGGTGCGTCGCGGGCGGCGTACGACCCGGTCATCGGCAAGCTCAAGGAGCTGGCGGCCACCGGCATGGTGATGAACGGTTCCCGCGACGAGGGCGTGCTGATCGGCAACATCCGGCCGAGCGCCATGCCGCCGGGCCGGGGCAACATGCTGAGCCGCAAGAACGGGAAGCAGCTCGTGCAGGTGTCGTGGATCCAGCCGGACTGA
- a CDS encoding WXG100 family type VII secretion target: MPDGRIVVDPGTIHRAAEDCTATGSELKSLFDNLKSDLNPLTHSWSGEAKDQYIQAQNEWDQKFDEFTQLLAQIAAVLPQIADGYQATDRSVQNLF; the protein is encoded by the coding sequence ATGCCTGACGGCCGCATTGTTGTAGACCCGGGAACGATCCACCGCGCGGCGGAGGACTGCACCGCCACCGGCAGCGAGCTGAAGAGCCTCTTCGACAACCTGAAGAGCGACCTCAACCCGCTGACCCACAGCTGGAGCGGTGAAGCGAAGGACCAGTACATCCAGGCCCAGAACGAGTGGGACCAGAAGTTCGACGAGTTCACCCAGCTTCTGGCGCAGATCGCCGCCGTGCTGCCGCAGATCGCGGACGGCTACCAGGCGACGGACCGCTCGGTGCAGAACCTGTTCTGA
- the rplM gene encoding 50S ribosomal protein L13 has product MPTYSPKPGDVTRAWHVIDAEDVVLGRLATEVATLLRGKHKPTYAPHVDTGDFVIIVNAEKVALTGNKREQKFAYRHSGYPGGLRKRSFGELLDTKPEHLVEKVVKGMLPKNKLGRAMAKKLKVYAGPQHPHAAQQPQAREITKIAQVAQ; this is encoded by the coding sequence TTGCCCACGTACAGCCCCAAGCCCGGCGACGTCACTCGTGCCTGGCACGTGATCGACGCCGAGGATGTCGTGCTCGGACGGCTCGCGACCGAGGTCGCCACGCTGCTGCGCGGCAAGCACAAGCCGACCTACGCCCCGCACGTGGACACCGGTGACTTCGTCATCATCGTCAACGCCGAGAAGGTCGCTCTCACCGGTAACAAGCGCGAGCAGAAGTTCGCGTACCGGCACAGCGGCTACCCCGGCGGTCTGCGGAAGCGCTCCTTCGGCGAGCTGCTCGACACCAAGCCCGAGCACCTCGTTGAGAAGGTGGTCAAGGGCATGCTGCCGAAGAACAAGCTCGGCCGCGCCATGGCCAAGAAGCTGAAGGTGTACGCCGGCCCGCAGCACCCGCACGCCGCGCAGCAGCCGCAGGCGCGCGAGATCACCAAGATCGCGCAGGTCGCGCAGTGA
- a CDS encoding DUF4333 domain-containing protein: MTQPPDQQPQGQPQWWQPGTNAPQQPGYPSEVDSSGWQGGQPAGGQWAQPPAQQPFPPAQYPQQGYPAQPYGQQQPYGGPGQPHSQPTPVQPGQQASGNPYGGGFQPSEYGGLGAFSTAKAGKPRSKKPFLIGGAVVVVLAAAAGISWATGVFSGDTLDQKSLQDGVSKVLNENYGEPDVKNVSCPSGQAIENGATFDCTVQVGGQPKKVTVRVLNDKPEYSVGAPH; encoded by the coding sequence ATGACCCAGCCTCCCGACCAGCAGCCGCAAGGGCAGCCGCAGTGGTGGCAGCCGGGGACGAACGCGCCGCAGCAGCCGGGGTATCCGTCCGAAGTGGATAGTTCCGGTTGGCAGGGCGGGCAGCCCGCGGGCGGACAGTGGGCGCAACCTCCGGCGCAGCAACCGTTTCCGCCCGCGCAGTATCCGCAGCAGGGTTACCCGGCTCAGCCCTACGGTCAGCAGCAGCCATATGGCGGGCCCGGGCAGCCGCACAGCCAGCCGACGCCGGTACAACCGGGACAGCAGGCATCCGGAAATCCTTACGGCGGCGGGTTCCAGCCGTCCGAGTACGGCGGGCTCGGCGCGTTCTCCACGGCCAAGGCAGGCAAACCGCGATCGAAGAAACCGTTCCTGATCGGCGGTGCGGTCGTGGTGGTGCTGGCCGCCGCGGCCGGGATCTCGTGGGCGACCGGCGTGTTCAGCGGGGACACCCTGGACCAGAAGTCGTTGCAGGACGGCGTTTCCAAGGTGCTCAACGAGAACTACGGCGAGCCGGACGTCAAGAACGTCTCGTGCCCTTCGGGGCAGGCGATCGAGAACGGTGCCACCTTCGATTGCACGGTGCAGGTCGGCGGGCAGCCGAAGAAGGTGACCGTGCGGGTGCTCAACGACAAGCCGGAATATTCGGTCGGCGCTCCGCACTGA
- the glmM gene encoding phosphoglucosamine mutase: protein MARLFGTDGVRGLANADLSPELALSVAASAARVLAAHDRSHRPVAVVGRDPRASGEMLEAAVVAGLASAGADVLRLGVLPTPAVAYLVGALEADLGVMISASHNPMPDNGIKLFAAGGHKLPDSIEDEIESGLDATGITRPTGDGVGRVTDVPDALDKYIEHLVAATPHPLTGLKVVVDCANGASSAAAPEAYRRAGAEVVALHAEPDGININDSCGSNHPDLLRAAVVEHGADLGIGHDGDADRCVAVDAAGELVDGDQIMAVLALALAEEGALVKDTLVATVMSNLGLHLAMKAHGITVVTTAVGDRYVLEELRASGLALGGEQSGHVVLPAHATTGDGLLTAMRLMARMAATGKPLAELSAVMNRLPQVLVNVPVADKAAVAGSSEVRDAVGEVEAELGEEGRVLLRPSGTEQLVRVMVEAPAHATAQAAADRLAGVVSAVS from the coding sequence ATGGCTCGACTGTTCGGCACCGACGGGGTACGCGGTCTGGCCAATGCCGACCTGTCCCCGGAGCTGGCTCTGTCGGTCGCGGCGAGCGCCGCCCGGGTGCTGGCGGCGCACGACCGTTCGCACCGCCCGGTGGCCGTGGTGGGCCGCGATCCGCGCGCCAGCGGCGAGATGCTGGAGGCCGCCGTGGTGGCGGGCCTCGCGTCAGCCGGTGCGGACGTCCTGCGGCTCGGCGTGCTCCCGACCCCCGCCGTCGCGTACCTCGTGGGCGCGCTCGAAGCGGACCTCGGCGTGATGATCTCCGCCTCGCACAACCCCATGCCGGACAACGGCATCAAGCTCTTCGCCGCCGGCGGGCACAAGCTGCCGGACAGCATCGAGGACGAGATCGAATCCGGCCTCGACGCGACCGGCATCACCCGCCCGACCGGCGACGGCGTCGGCCGGGTGACTGACGTCCCGGACGCGCTCGACAAGTACATCGAGCACCTGGTCGCCGCGACGCCGCACCCGCTGACCGGCCTGAAGGTCGTGGTGGATTGCGCGAACGGTGCGTCGTCCGCGGCCGCCCCGGAGGCGTACCGCCGGGCCGGCGCCGAGGTCGTGGCGCTGCACGCAGAGCCGGACGGCATCAACATCAACGACAGCTGTGGCTCGAACCACCCTGATTTGCTGCGCGCGGCAGTCGTCGAACACGGTGCCGACCTCGGCATCGGCCACGACGGCGACGCCGACCGCTGCGTGGCCGTCGACGCCGCCGGCGAACTGGTGGACGGCGACCAGATCATGGCGGTCCTGGCACTGGCGCTGGCCGAAGAAGGCGCGCTGGTCAAGGACACCCTGGTCGCGACCGTGATGAGCAACCTCGGCCTGCACCTGGCGATGAAGGCACACGGCATCACGGTCGTCACGACTGCGGTGGGTGACCGCTACGTGCTGGAGGAACTGCGCGCGTCGGGCCTGGCCCTTGGCGGCGAACAGTCCGGCCACGTAGTCCTCCCCGCCCACGCCACTACCGGCGACGGCCTGCTGACGGCGATGCGCCTGATGGCCCGGATGGCCGCGACGGGCAAGCCCTTGGCGGAACTGTCCGCGGTGATGAACCGGCTTCCGCAGGTGCTGGTCAACGTCCCGGTGGCGGACAAGGCCGCGGTGGCCGGGTCCTCCGAAGTCCGCGACGCGGTAGGCGAGGTCGAAGCCGAACTCGGCGAGGAAGGGCGGGTTTTGCTGCGCCCTTCCGGCACTGAGCAACTGGTGCGGGTGATGGTCGAGGCTCCGGCCCACGCCACGGCTCAGGCAGCGGCGGATCGGCTGGCTGGGGTCGTGTCCGCGGTCTCCTGA
- a CDS encoding type VII secretion-associated protein, whose amino-acid sequence MTVRVAIDFGTSSTCVVVSVNGREPQVVVIDGQPLMSSAVYAASDGTLFVGQEAERQAAVDPSRYEPNPKRRIDEGDLLLGDSVLRVIDVVHAVLDRAVAEARRVAGDAEVDLLVLTHPADWGAIRTRLLRQAAGRLAREVALVPEPVAAAVYHAATFAPEASPGGRTVEFSGRPGDALAVLDLGGGTVDVSVVQRSPEAARAARAPGAPPQRGGFQVLATRGDPSFGGADIDQALLEHVGSLVSGTDPQAWQQLVEGRELAERRRRRVLRQDVRGAKETLSRHTYTDVPLPPPFADAHVTRVDLERLIGAPLGRVVELTSAAIADSGLRPKQLAAIFLVGGSSRIPMISRLVHERTGVVPTSLDQPETVVARGALRAVLLEPDRTGVLPGSSIPGQSDHRTEIVRGDAPTRRVPPVPNALNAPPRNAPVPPRGFSPANPASGPQSVPFGAVAPPSPMQTGPGKNALGQNSSGNGAFGAPGAPGAEASSSSGGKAKKRRKLWLITAAVAVVALIAGGVVYFVSNGNNSEQGRSFSQYDFSLVAPNDWVQTTDEVADRQVILHPQDAERGNDLVLAQEFVMDYDATADRQKLVDALRSGVTGNANYTAFRSDLTYGGRSVIGYVESKPERITVRWYVLVQGRIRVHVGCQYQSPAVQQRVDAACEQVVRTLKITS is encoded by the coding sequence GTGACGGTGCGGGTCGCGATCGACTTCGGGACCTCGAGCACCTGTGTCGTGGTGTCGGTCAACGGCCGCGAACCGCAGGTCGTGGTGATCGACGGGCAGCCGCTGATGTCCTCGGCGGTGTACGCGGCGTCCGACGGCACCCTGTTCGTCGGCCAGGAGGCCGAGCGGCAGGCGGCCGTCGACCCGTCGCGGTACGAGCCGAATCCGAAGCGGCGGATCGACGAGGGCGATCTGCTGCTCGGCGATTCGGTGCTGCGGGTCATCGACGTCGTGCACGCGGTGCTGGACCGGGCAGTCGCCGAGGCGCGGCGCGTCGCGGGCGACGCCGAGGTGGATCTGCTGGTGCTCACCCACCCGGCGGACTGGGGCGCGATCCGCACCCGGCTGCTGCGCCAAGCCGCGGGACGGCTGGCGCGCGAGGTGGCGCTGGTGCCGGAACCGGTGGCCGCGGCGGTGTACCACGCGGCGACCTTCGCCCCGGAAGCTTCGCCGGGCGGCCGGACGGTCGAGTTCTCCGGCCGTCCTGGCGACGCGTTGGCAGTGCTCGATCTCGGCGGCGGCACGGTCGACGTCAGCGTCGTCCAGCGGTCGCCGGAGGCCGCGCGCGCCGCGCGAGCGCCGGGTGCGCCTCCGCAGCGGGGCGGGTTCCAGGTGCTGGCCACCCGAGGCGATCCGAGTTTCGGCGGGGCCGACATCGACCAGGCGCTGCTGGAGCACGTCGGGTCGCTCGTGTCCGGCACGGATCCGCAGGCGTGGCAGCAGCTGGTCGAGGGTCGCGAGCTGGCCGAGCGCCGACGGCGCCGGGTGCTGCGGCAGGACGTCCGCGGCGCGAAAGAGACGTTGTCCCGGCACACGTACACCGATGTCCCGTTGCCGCCGCCGTTCGCGGACGCGCACGTGACGCGAGTGGACTTGGAACGACTGATCGGGGCTCCGCTCGGCCGGGTGGTCGAGCTGACCAGTGCCGCGATCGCGGACTCGGGCCTGCGTCCGAAGCAGCTCGCGGCGATCTTCCTCGTCGGCGGTTCGAGCCGGATCCCGATGATCTCCCGGCTGGTGCACGAGCGCACCGGAGTGGTGCCGACGAGCCTGGACCAGCCGGAGACGGTCGTCGCGCGCGGTGCGCTCCGGGCGGTGCTGCTGGAACCGGACCGCACCGGGGTGCTGCCCGGTTCGTCGATCCCGGGGCAATCCGACCATCGCACCGAGATCGTCCGCGGGGACGCGCCGACCCGTCGCGTGCCGCCGGTGCCGAACGCGCTGAACGCGCCGCCGCGGAACGCTCCGGTGCCGCCGCGCGGCTTTTCACCTGCCAATCCGGCCAGCGGGCCGCAAAGCGTGCCGTTCGGTGCCGTAGCGCCGCCGAGTCCAATGCAGACCGGACCGGGCAAGAACGCGTTGGGGCAGAACAGTTCCGGGAATGGGGCGTTCGGCGCTCCCGGTGCTCCTGGCGCGGAGGCGTCGAGCAGTTCCGGCGGCAAGGCGAAGAAACGGCGCAAGCTGTGGCTGATCACCGCGGCGGTGGCGGTCGTGGCCTTGATCGCGGGCGGCGTCGTGTACTTCGTCAGCAACGGGAACAACTCCGAGCAAGGCCGTTCGTTCTCCCAATACGACTTCAGCCTCGTCGCGCCGAACGACTGGGTCCAAACCACCGACGAGGTCGCGGACCGGCAGGTGATCCTGCACCCGCAGGACGCCGAGCGGGGCAACGATCTCGTGCTCGCGCAGGAGTTCGTCATGGACTACGACGCGACGGCGGACCGGCAGAAACTCGTCGATGCGTTGCGATCCGGGGTGACCGGAAACGCGAACTACACTGCGTTCCGCTCGGATCTGACTTACGGTGGCCGGAGCGTGATCGGCTATGTCGAGAGCAAACCCGAACGGATTACCGTCCGCTGGTATGTGCTCGTGCAGGGGCGGATCCGGGTGCACGTCGGCTGCCAGTACCAGTCGCCGGCGGTGCAGCAGCGCGTCGACGCCGCGTGCGAGCAGGTGGTGCGCACGTTGAAGATCACCAGCTGA
- the rpsI gene encoding 30S ribosomal protein S9, with protein MTSTETEVVASTETPAEAVATSESAAAPRPSRAAGGNAQTVGRRKEAVVRVRVVPGTGEFKLNGKSLEQYFPNKVHQQLIKEPLVTVEKPDSFDIFANLKGGGISGQAGALRLAIARALVEVDADDRPALKKAGFLTRDARATERKKYGLKKARKAPQYSKR; from the coding sequence TTGACCAGCACCGAGACCGAGGTCGTCGCTTCGACCGAGACCCCCGCCGAGGCCGTGGCGACCAGCGAGTCCGCCGCCGCCCCGCGCCCGTCGCGTGCCGCCGGTGGCAACGCGCAGACGGTCGGCCGCCGCAAGGAGGCCGTGGTCCGCGTCCGCGTCGTGCCGGGTACCGGTGAGTTCAAGCTCAACGGCAAGTCGCTTGAGCAGTACTTCCCGAACAAGGTGCACCAGCAGCTCATCAAGGAGCCGCTCGTCACCGTCGAGAAGCCGGACTCCTTCGACATCTTCGCCAACCTCAAGGGCGGCGGGATCTCGGGCCAGGCGGGCGCGCTGCGTCTCGCCATCGCCCGTGCGCTGGTCGAGGTTGACGCCGACGACCGCCCGGCCCTGAAGAAGGCCGGCTTCCTGACCCGTGACGCGCGCGCCACGGAGCGGAAGAAGTACGGCCTCAAGAAGGCCCGCAAGGCCCCGCAGTACTCCAAGCGCTGA
- a CDS encoding WXG100 family type VII secretion target, which yields MAGGFTGDPKEFTQAEGRVVEATGRMNKNLGDLRSNIEATRAGWEGDAQRAFDNVMRRFDDCGRGLNDALHRIGTLLQEGGSMYAKSEAAQHEHINSLNKGFGVLG from the coding sequence ATGGCTGGCGGTTTCACCGGGGATCCGAAGGAATTCACTCAGGCCGAGGGGCGCGTCGTCGAGGCGACCGGCCGGATGAACAAGAACCTGGGCGACCTGCGTTCCAACATCGAGGCGACCCGCGCGGGCTGGGAAGGCGACGCGCAGCGTGCCTTCGACAACGTCATGCGCCGCTTCGACGACTGCGGTCGCGGCCTCAACGACGCTCTGCACCGCATCGGCACCCTGCTCCAGGAAGGTGGCTCGATGTACGCCAAGAGCGAGGCGGCGCAGCACGAGCACATCAACTCGCTCAACAAGGGCTTCGGCGTTCTTGGCTGA